One segment of bacterium DNA contains the following:
- a CDS encoding cytochrome c3 family protein, protein MSRKLAVVLIAIVVATAFAASMAIAGDPPAQVTIDKSLAKKGAVTFDHAKHSETIDCMKCHHKAASKEEVKSCFECHGKDPAANDPASGKADNPFHVQCKGCHKEQAKGPTKCKECHGGAK, encoded by the coding sequence ATGAGCAGAAAACTGGCCGTCGTTTTGATTGCTATCGTCGTAGCCACAGCCTTCGCGGCTTCCATGGCTATCGCCGGTGACCCCCCCGCACAGGTGACCATCGACAAGAGCTTGGCGAAGAAGGGTGCGGTGACCTTCGACCACGCCAAGCACTCCGAGACCATCGATTGCATGAAGTGCCACCACAAGGCCGCTTCCAAGGAAGAGGTCAAGAGCTGCTTCGAGTGTCACGGCAAGGACCCGGCTGCAAACGATCCTGCCAGCGGCAAGGCGGATAACCCCTTCCACGTCCAGTGCAAAGGCTGCCACAAGGAGCAGGCCAAGGGGCCGACGAAGTGCAAGGAGTGCCACGGCGGAGCGAAATAA